The genome window ACGCACTGTGAGACTCTGTGTCGACTGTGCGGCTCAGGCTGACCCCGATCCGGGCCGCAACGAAGACGTGGACGTCCACCGGTTCTGAGGGCGTCATGACGTCCATCCGCAATCCGTTCGATGACGTGCTGTGGATCGGCGAGACCGTCGAGGTGACGCTCGAGGACCAAAACGACAGCTTCGTCGCCGAGCATCCGAACGAAGCCAGCCCGCTCGGTCTCGTGGTCGTCGATGGCCTCGAGCACCTCGAGAATCAGCCCCCTGACGGTCCAGTCAGCGTCGAGATCGTTGCCTCGGTCGTCGACGGCCGGATCGCTGCACGCCTCCTCGAGCAGTGAGACCGGCTGGAACGGAACCGAGTGGAATACAACTGCGGCTGGGAACCGGTGAGTGGGGAGCACCAGCGGTGTCGGTTTCGGGCCGTGGACGGGGCAGTCACCACCCGACACAACGAATGCACGGCCAAGAGTTATTCCGCCGGAGGCCATATGTTATATGATGAGCATACTCACACACGCGATCATGCAACTGCAACTCGGCGACCCGCTGGTACTCGTCGGAACGTTGCTTCTCGTCCTCGTGGTGGCGACCGTCTGGTCGATGATCGAGATCGTCGATGCGTACAACAGAGGTGCGCTGACGGTCTTCGGGGAGTACCGTAAACTGCTCGAGCCCGGACTGAACATCGTACCGCCGTTCGTCTCGCGGGTATACACCTTCGACATGCGTACCCAGACGATCGACGTGCCGACCCAGGAGGCGATCACGCGCGACAACTCGCCCGTGACGGCCGACGCCGTCGTCTACATTCGCGTGATGGACGCCAAACGGGCGTTCCTCGAGGTCGACGACTACCAGCGCGCGGTGTCGAACCTCGCCCAGACGACCCTGCGTGCGGTGTTGGGTGATATGGAACTCGACGACACGCTCAGTCGGCGTGAGAAGATCAACGCCCGAATCCGCGAGGAACTCGATCGGCCCACTGACGAGTGGGGGATCAGAGTCGAGAGCGTCGAAGTCCGGGAGGTCACGCCCTCGAGGGACGTCAAAGGGGCGATGGAACAGCAGACCTCCGCCGAGCGCCGTCGACGCGCCATGATCCTCGAGGCCCAGGGTGAACGCCGCAGCGCCGTCGAGAAAGCCGAAGGAGAGAAGCAGTCGAACATCATCCGCGCCCAGGGGGAGAAACAGAGCGAGATTCTGGAGTCACAAGGTGACGCCATCTCGACCGTTCTCCGTGCCCGTGCGTCCGAGTCGATGGGCGAACGCGCGGTGATCGACAAGGGAATGGACGCCCTGACCGAGATCGGTCGGAGCGAATCGACGACGTTCGTTCTCCCACAGGAGCTGACGTCGATGGTGGGTCGCTACGGCAAACACCTCTCCGGCAGCGACGTCCGCGAGGACGGCGAACAGCTCCAGAGCCTCGAGTTCGACGAGGAGACGCGCGAACTGATCGGCTTAGACGACATCGCCGAGATCATCGGCGAAATCGAAGACGC of Natrarchaeobaculum sulfurireducens contains these proteins:
- a CDS encoding SPFH domain-containing protein produces the protein MSILTHAIMQLQLGDPLVLVGTLLLVLVVATVWSMIEIVDAYNRGALTVFGEYRKLLEPGLNIVPPFVSRVYTFDMRTQTIDVPTQEAITRDNSPVTADAVVYIRVMDAKRAFLEVDDYQRAVSNLAQTTLRAVLGDMELDDTLSRREKINARIREELDRPTDEWGIRVESVEVREVTPSRDVKGAMEQQTSAERRRRAMILEAQGERRSAVEKAEGEKQSNIIRAQGEKQSEILESQGDAISTVLRARASESMGERAVIDKGMDALTEIGRSESTTFVLPQELTSMVGRYGKHLSGSDVREDGEQLQSLEFDEETRELIGLDDIAEIIGEIEDAEMDVEAMEQEAQAIKEGQDVGGGTGDVVDAPEARQDGGSETSSSDD